Proteins from a single region of Hordeum vulgare subsp. vulgare chromosome 6H, MorexV3_pseudomolecules_assembly, whole genome shotgun sequence:
- the LOC123403966 gene encoding ubiquitin receptor RAD23b-like, protein MVHTNPQILQPMLQELSKQNPQLLRLIQENNDEFLQLLLFEGGDGDFLDQDDQDEIPHAISVTPEELEAIGRLEAMGFERARVIEAFFACDRNEQLAANYLLEHAGDEE, encoded by the exons ATGGTCCATACAAATCCACAAATTTTACAG CCTATGCTCCAGGAATTGAGCAAGCAGAATCCTCAACTTCTGAGGTTGATTCAGGAGAATAATGATGAGTTCCTTCAGTTACTATTATTTGAAGGCGGCGATGG GGACTTCTTAGACCAGGATGACCAGGATGAGATTCCTCATGCTATCAGTGTGACACCAGAAGAGCTAGAGGCAATTGGAAGG TTGGAAGCCATGGGGTTTGAGAGAGCACGTGTCATCGAGGCATTCTTCGCCTGCGACAGGAATGAGCAACTCGCTGCAaactatcttcttgagcatgctgGTGACGAAGAATAG